TTACAGTCCCAAACCAATCGCCTTTTTGAGTATCCATCACGTATTTTTTGATAAACTCCCAGCTTTTCAGTGATTTGTCTTTATAGTGTGATTCCCCCGTAAGCTCATACGCATTGTAAAATCCAACCATTTGTTCGGCCAAGACCCACCAACTTCGTTCGTGATTGCGGTGATTGGCAGCGGGGTCAAATTCATAATCCAGCGCACCGTCTTCTCCCAATCCCGTACAGGCTGCTTCTGCCATTTTGATGCACAACTGCTTTACTTTTTGACTTCGTTCATGATCATTGAGTACTTCTGCGGTTTCCCACAGCAGCCAGGAAGCTTCAATGTCGTGACCGTAAGAAATGGTTTCATCTTTCGGTTGCCAGTCTCGATCAAAGAACAGGCGCAAACGATACGTTTCAGGACTGACCAATTTTTCCATAAACGCGTCTGTAAGATGAACTACCCGTTTCTTAAGAAGAGCATCAGGCCAAACGCGGTACAAATTGGTAAACGCTTCTATGATATGCAAATGAGTGTTTTGGGATTTATTCCAAGGCATCTTACTCAAAATCAGATCGTCAACGGTTTCCCAACTTGGACCGAAGGCTTCAAAATATCCGCCTTTTTCAGCATCGTATCCGTGTTTATCAACGGTCTGAAACAATTCCTGCGCAAAATCCAAAGCAGGTTTAAATTTAGAAGCTGCGTAATATTCACTCAATCCGTAGATGGCAAAAGCGTGACCATAAAGTTGTTTACGGGTTTCGAGCGGTACACCTGCTGCCGTAACCGACCAATAAACACCCCCGTTTTTTGTGTCACGAAAATGATTATACAAATAATGATAAGCTCTGTCTGCAAGGACCAGATAACGTCGGCGGTGGAAATGTCGGTACGCCAGGGAAAAAGTCCATAAGATACGACTGATTAAAATAATTGAACGAGAAGCATCTAATACGGGCTGATTATCATAATTAACCTGCCCATGAAAGCCTCCCCGCTGATAGTCGGGCGAAAATTTTTCCCAGTAAGCTAAGATACGTTTCCACTCGGTCAGGTTTTCGCGGGCAAATCGGTCCATGATTCAGGAATAGTCTAAAGTGAAGAAAGATTTAACGATAAAAGCTCGACGTATAGGGAATATAATCACGAACCCGCTAGTTTTCGTTTTCGGGCCGAACGTTAAAAAGTCGCTGTAACCAACTTCGTTTTTCGGTTTCCTCTTCTACTTTGACAGACTCATTGCGTGAAAAGGAAGCCAAAGGACCTAAATCCGGCTGACCAGCATCAACCCAACAGGTAAACCAAAAATCTGCGACCATTTTGACCGAAGCCCGCATTTGCCGCTCTACCTGGCGGTTTAGCAATTGATGGTATTTCTGGGAAAACTCACGGGAATACGTTTTGAAGATCACACCGTTACGGTCTTCTAAAGTATATTTCAACTCCGGTTTCATCTGCTTCGACACCTCCGCTTCGAATCGTAATACGCTGTCCAATGCCGCATTGGCCTGTCGAACAGCCCGCCAGGCACGCAGCGCAATTCTTTCTTCATATACCGCTCTCCCTACAAACATATCGTATTCTTCCGCATAAAGTTCGGGCAGGCGAGTTTCCCAGAAGGCATGAATCCCTTCCTGTCCCGTGTACTGACCGTTATAATTGCGAGTCGTATGAAGGGGGACATTGGCATCCGCAATATAATGCCCTAAGTCTGCCGCAACACGTAAAATACGTTGGGCATTTCGCTGCCGAAAGGCTTCGGTCAACTGCGATTTATAGTGTTGAATCGCCCACGGAACAGTGCCATTCAGGGCCAGGGTATCCTCCCCAAACTTTTTTACCGCTTCATTCCAAAACAACGGCAGTTTATAGAGGGCACTGTCGCCATAGGCTTCGGTGTCGATATAATGGCGCGGGGCCTCTCCTGCTATAGCATAACGACGCCTGTCGGGGTTCACGGCATTTTCCGTCAAATAATCAATATGTTTCTTAAAGAAGACCTGCATCTCGGGAGGCAATGAAAAAACAGCAAGCCGATTGATGCGTTGATGTGCCCAAAAACCCCATAACCCCGGGGGCTTCACGGCAAAAAAAACGAAACATAAAGGCAAAATCATAAAAAAAAATGATTTTACAGTTCCTGTTTCCGGAATAAACCACGTCCTTATACCAAATATTATTTGGTTTGACTTAAGATTTAAATATTGCAGAATGTACTTTGCTAACATTAAATAAATGGGTTAAGTAACAAAAAACCTGTCAAATCAATGAATATTGGTTTACTTAAATGCCTATTGATGAGCAAAAACGGTCAAAACCATTACAAAATGTGTATCATTGTGGTATTCAGGCATTGAAACCATGTTTTGCGGTTTGTTTTTGTTCCATAATTTGATTTGGCAAAACTACATTTTATCAGAATTATTACAATTTTTTATTAAAAATATACAATTTTTGAAATACATTCGTTAATTTTGCATCGTATTCAAACATCGGAAATTCGTTAAGCAGTACTTTTTTAATTCATTACTTATCATGGACAAGAAAAAATTCTTCGGATACATTAAACCTGTTTTTGGACTGTGCGTATTTATGCTCATTATTTACGGTGCCTATACTCCAAGCCAAAAAGCTGAAATTCAAAAAATCGTTTGTATTAAATTCAAATCGGGTGCCTCAGCGGCTACCATCGAGCAGCACATGAATCAGTTTGCCCAATTGAGACGTGAAATACCTCAAATGGTAGCATATACCGGCGGAAAAACACTAAGTGTAACGGGAAAACCCGAATATGATGCCATGCATTATTTAACCTTCCGTACAGAAGATGACATTACGACTTTTCAAAATCATCCTAAGTACCGAGAGTTTGTTAAAAACAATGAAGCTATTTGGGAAAAAGAACTGGTTATTGATGCCAACATTCAGAAGTAACTTATTTTTTGAAGCATAAAAAAACGCGACTTTTTTCAAGTCGCGTTTTTTTGTATTTTTTGATTTACGTTAGCCGGAAACTTTCCCCATGACATACATCTCTGATAATGTAGGACTGGGACTGCCGCCGCGTTTCTCAAGTGTTACAGCAAAGGCTTCCGCCTGCGATGCGGCTTTCATTTTCTGCATAACACCATTGACATCAAACACTCCGAGGTCAACCGGTTTCCCGCCAACCAAACCCCAAAGTTGATATTGCTTATCCGCTTGCGGCACCGGCAGGGAAAGAACATTGAGCCGGACTTCCTGCGTTTTAGGATTCCACACTACCCGTACCGCACTGTTAGGCGATTTTTCAACCCCTTTTAAGGTCACAAATTGATTATCCGGATTATCTAAATTGGCAATTAACTCGTTTTTTTGCGTCAGCTCAGCACTTTGCCGATCTAAGGCCGTGTTTACCGTATCCAAACGAGCATTAAAATACACCGCCGAACCGATCAATGCCACCACTGATGCGGCTGCTACCCATCCCCACTGAAATGACGATTGACGTGAATCCAATTTATACACCGGTGTTTCATCTTCCTCACTTCCTTCCAATGACGAACCATTTGATGAAACCGCCTTTTTATCAACCGCGAATTCTAACTGCACCATTATTTTACTTTTGAGCTCAGCAGGGGGTGTTACCCGATGGGCAAACGCGTAACGTTCGACGGCTTCACCGAGTTGGTCCAACTCGGTTTTAATTTCAGGATATATTTTTGAAAGACATTCTACTTCCCGCCGTTCCTGATCTGTAATATTCCCGGAAAGATAGTCTTCCAAAATCCCCGATTCGATATATGCTTTTATGTCAATCATGTACCAAAATATTTTCTTAAATCCCTAAGAGCGCTTCTTACACGCGTTTTGACCGTACCGAGCGGGATATCAAGCCGCTGAGCCGTTTCTTCGTGTGTATAGCCACCCCAATATACCATTTCAATCAGCTTCTGCTGCTCCGGTTTCAGATGAGTAACAACCTCTCTCAGCTCTTTAGCATTCAAGTCATTATAAATTTCCTGATGCGCTTCTACCCAATATACGGCTGAAGCAATATCTTGGATTTCAGGGCTGTTAATGCGTAGATAATCAATGGATGTATTACGTGCAATGTTGAGCATCCACGTAAAAAGCCTTCCCTTTCCCACATCATACCGTGCAATATTTTTCCAAATCTTAACGAAGATTTCCTGTAGCAAATCCTGCGCCGTTTCTTCGGTGCGAACCAATTTAAGGACTACCCCATACAAGGCATCGGAGTAATTATCATACAGGTAGTTAAATGCTTTCTGATCTTGGTGTCGGAGCATTTCAACGAGTTCGCCTTCATCGTATTTAGGCAATTTTAATCCCATATAGTACGGTTAATACCTTTTGTTAGTTTGAGTATATATACGCCCAACGGGCCAAAGTAGACTTCGGGTTTCCTTTTTTTTTCAAAATGCACATTTAAATAAGCAAGAGCACCTTAAATCTATCGTCATTTATCTTCCTTTGGGTAAAATGAGCCTTCTCCAATGTACGCGAATGTTGAATAGAGCAAACCTGTCTTAGCTATTCTACCCACAGTACCAAGCCCTTTAGATAACTGCCTTCGGGATGAAATAAATTGACGGGGTGGTCTGGGGGCTGGGTGATCTGATGCAGTACCCGAACTTGCCTGCCCGCTTCAATTGCCGCCGCCACGATCGTATTATAAAACAGTTCACGGTCAACCACCTGCGAACAGGAAAAAGTAAACAGAATCCCATTGGCTTTTAAATGCCGTATACCCTCTGCATTCAAGCGTTTATATCCCTGCACCGCTCGATGACGAGCAGCCATACTTTTGGCAAAGGCCGGCGGGTCGAGCACCATTACATCGTACGTATCTGAGGTTTGCTTCAGGAATGCCATTACATCTTCGGCGTAGGACTGATGGGTGGCGGTTTCTCCGAAATTTGCCTGAACATTTTGATTGGTCAGCTCAATGGCCTTTTTGGAAACATCGACGGAATCTACCTGATCGGCCCCGGCCGCCAACGCATAAATGGAAAATCCGCCGGAATAACAGAAGGCATTCAGTACTTTTTTCCCTTTGGCGTAATAGGCCAACAGATCACGGTTGTTTCGTTGATCCAGAAAAAACCCTGTTTTTTGTCCGGTCTCCCAATCTATCAAAAAAGTGTGCCCATTTTCCCGAACGGTATGAGGCACAGTACAACTCCCGAATAAATAGCTATTTTGTACATTTTTGGCAAAATTTTCGGGCAACGTCTCGGCACTTTTGTGATAAATGGCTTTTAAGGCAATACCATACACATCCTGCAACGCAAGGGAAATATCTTCCAATACCCGATACATGCCAATGGAATGGGCCTGAACGACCGCAACCCCGTTATAATAATCAATGATTAATCCGGGTAATCCATCCCCTTCTCCATGCACTAAGCGATAGCAATTGGTAGTATCAGCCGAATGATTGGCAAAAATAACGTTCCGCACGGTGAGGGCATTTTGCAGTTTTTGCTTCCAAAATGCTACATCGGGCACTATTTTTTCGTAACTGAATAGCTTAACGGCAATAGTGCCATTGTGATAGTGCCCCGTAGCCAGGTAGTTGTTACGACTATCTGTTACTTCGACAATATCACCGTCAGAAGGTTGGCCTTTCATGGAAGCAATTGCTCCTGAAAAAACCCACGGATGAAAACGGCGAACGGCTTCATCACGATTTGTTTTAAGAATAATTTGGGGAAACGTCATTGGCTTCAGTTAATATACCGGTACCTCCGGTCGGGAAACGTGTTCAACCCACGTTTTCAGTGCCTGATAACTGTCGGGGCGAGGAAATTTCAGGAGTTTTACGTGCTGAAGCAGTTGTTTGGTTTGCCAAAAATGGGTGAGCATTCGGCTTTCCGCCAAACATTCTTTCACCAATGGAAAATGCTTCACCAACTCTACGAACGCGTCTCCCCCCGTCAGTATTGTGGGTTTTTCCCCCAAAGATGGTGGATATAAACAATAAATGTAATCAACCCGACAATTTTTCAATTCCCGCCCCCCCCAAATGAAGCCATATTTATCTCCTTTCAAGACGTTTGAATACAGTTTATTTTTTTCAGAAAACTGAAATTCATTGGCCGAATCTTCCCATAATTTAGATTGTTTTATAAAAGAACAAATAGCAACATTTTTAGGTCCAAGATGCTCAAATACAAGCAGATCATCTGCTACCAACTCTCCACCGGCTCTCACAAAAGCGATTGCCGTTGTAGATTTGCCGGCCCCCGATTCTCCCACAAAAACAAAAGTCTTCTGATTGATCCTAACCGCACTTCCATGCAGCATATAAAACCCTCGCAAAAACAAAGCGATTCCGACGCCGTATTTCAGCAAAATCATGCGTTGAAATTCTGTCGTTATTTCCGTGTGTACCCGGATGTTATCACAACAAACGGTACAGGCCACTTCATGCGTCCAGCGAAAAAAGAAGGTTTCTGTATCAATCCAATAAGATTCAATGACAGAAGGGCTCAGTTCATGCTCTCTATAATCATAGCTCAACGTCAAAGGTAAGCTGTGTGTTTCAGGTGCTTTTTGGAAGAGTTCGGGAAAAAAAAGGGGAGATTGTAAATCTCCTCCAACACATTCATAGGTATACATTCATAATGTAAAATAACGTCAATTCTTTTGATTTAACCGTAAGTCGCGTTATCTCCACGGGTAAGCCCCTCAATGGTGCCATGTTATTTAGGAACCGGAGGGTGGCAGGAACGACTTTTTTATGAAGACTGCTTTTCATAATATTTATTTGAATAAAGCAGGAAATTTATCAGTTGGTTAAATAACCGCCAAATCCGTCAATATTTGTACCGACGTCGCCACGAACCCCCGCAACAATACCGTATTTTTTTAGTGAAAAGACTTTGTATTGACGCCGTTTAGTCCCTTTTTGCTTTTGGAAAGAATTCTTTTCATGAGAGATTTTTAAAGAGTATACCTTAAACAATATCTCAATAAATATATAAATAAAAAAATATACTAAAAATTTATCATTAGAAATAAGGCATACAAAAGAGAATTTATCAGCTCTTTTATATGCCTTACACTCACCTGATGACTGCCTAGGCAGATATGTCCCCCCCTAAACTATCGAGGTTGGTTCCTGAATCTGCACG
Above is a window of Runella slithyformis DSM 19594 DNA encoding:
- a CDS encoding AGE family epimerase/isomerase, translating into MDRFARENLTEWKRILAYWEKFSPDYQRGGFHGQVNYDNQPVLDASRSIILISRILWTFSLAYRHFHRRRYLVLADRAYHYLYNHFRDTKNGGVYWSVTAAGVPLETRKQLYGHAFAIYGLSEYYAASKFKPALDFAQELFQTVDKHGYDAEKGGYFEAFGPSWETVDDLILSKMPWNKSQNTHLHIIEAFTNLYRVWPDALLKKRVVHLTDAFMEKLVSPETYRLRLFFDRDWQPKDETISYGHDIEASWLLWETAEVLNDHERSQKVKQLCIKMAEAACTGLGEDGALDYEFDPAANHRNHERSWWVLAEQMVGFYNAYELTGESHYKDKSLKSWEFIKKYVMDTQKGDWFGTVKPDLTPVRNAKVSFWKCPYHNSRACYEIVRRLEK
- a CDS encoding zinc dependent phospholipase C family protein is translated as MILPLCFVFFAVKPPGLWGFWAHQRINRLAVFSLPPEMQVFFKKHIDYLTENAVNPDRRRYAIAGEAPRHYIDTEAYGDSALYKLPLFWNEAVKKFGEDTLALNGTVPWAIQHYKSQLTEAFRQRNAQRILRVAADLGHYIADANVPLHTTRNYNGQYTGQEGIHAFWETRLPELYAEEYDMFVGRAVYEERIALRAWRAVRQANAALDSVLRFEAEVSKQMKPELKYTLEDRNGVIFKTYSREFSQKYHQLLNRQVERQMRASVKMVADFWFTCWVDAGQPDLGPLASFSRNESVKVEEETEKRSWLQRLFNVRPENEN
- a CDS encoding Dabb family protein, with the translated sequence MDKKKFFGYIKPVFGLCVFMLIIYGAYTPSQKAEIQKIVCIKFKSGASAATIEQHMNQFAQLRREIPQMVAYTGGKTLSVTGKPEYDAMHYLTFRTEDDITTFQNHPKYREFVKNNEAIWEKELVIDANIQK
- a CDS encoding anti-sigma factor gives rise to the protein MIDIKAYIESGILEDYLSGNITDQERREVECLSKIYPEIKTELDQLGEAVERYAFAHRVTPPAELKSKIMVQLEFAVDKKAVSSNGSSLEGSEEDETPVYKLDSRQSSFQWGWVAAASVVALIGSAVYFNARLDTVNTALDRQSAELTQKNELIANLDNPDNQFVTLKGVEKSPNSAVRVVWNPKTQEVRLNVLSLPVPQADKQYQLWGLVGGKPVDLGVFDVNGVMQKMKAASQAEAFAVTLEKRGGSPSPTLSEMYVMGKVSG
- a CDS encoding RNA polymerase sigma factor; protein product: MGLKLPKYDEGELVEMLRHQDQKAFNYLYDNYSDALYGVVLKLVRTEETAQDLLQEIFVKIWKNIARYDVGKGRLFTWMLNIARNTSIDYLRINSPEIQDIASAVYWVEAHQEIYNDLNAKELREVVTHLKPEQQKLIEMVYWGGYTHEETAQRLDIPLGTVKTRVRSALRDLRKYFGT
- a CDS encoding class I SAM-dependent rRNA methyltransferase — encoded protein: MTFPQIILKTNRDEAVRRFHPWVFSGAIASMKGQPSDGDIVEVTDSRNNYLATGHYHNGTIAVKLFSYEKIVPDVAFWKQKLQNALTVRNVIFANHSADTTNCYRLVHGEGDGLPGLIIDYYNGVAVVQAHSIGMYRVLEDISLALQDVYGIALKAIYHKSAETLPENFAKNVQNSYLFGSCTVPHTVRENGHTFLIDWETGQKTGFFLDQRNNRDLLAYYAKGKKVLNAFCYSGGFSIYALAAGADQVDSVDVSKKAIELTNQNVQANFGETATHQSYAEDVMAFLKQTSDTYDVMVLDPPAFAKSMAARHRAVQGYKRLNAEGIRHLKANGILFTFSCSQVVDRELFYNTIVAAAIEAGRQVRVLHQITQPPDHPVNLFHPEGSYLKGLVLWVE